One Bosea sp. 124 genomic window, GGGCAAGCTCCTTGGAATCCGGCGGATGCTCGGCCTCTCGGTGCTTGCCTATGCCACCGGACATCTGGTGCTCTACTGCATCGATCTCGCCTTCGACTGGGGGCTGATCCTCTCCGAGGTCGTCAAGCGCTTCTATCTGATCGTCGGCATCACGGCGCTGGCGGGGCTCGTCGCGCTCGGCATGACCTCGACCGACGGCATGATCCGCCGCATGGGCGCGAAGAACTGGCAGCGCCTGCACAACCTCGTCTATCCGATCACGATGCTCGCCCTGCTGCATTTCGCCCTGCAGTCGAAGATCGATGTCACCCAGCCCGTGCTGATGAGCGGGCTCTTCGCATTGCTGATGGCCTATCGCGGGCTCGACCGCTTCAGGATCGCCCCGACGACGCCGGTTCTGGCCGCCACCGCGCTGGCGACGGGGCTCGCCACGGCGCTCTGCGAGACGGCCTGGTATGCCTTCGCGACCGGCGCCTCGGCCTGGCTGGTGTTCCAGGCCAATGCCGACATCGTGGTCTATCAGGACGTCGCATCGCTGCGCCCGGGTCACTGGGTCGCGCTCGTCGGGCTAGGCGTCGCGCTCGGCCGGGCGCTTCGCCGGCCGAAGCCACGACAGGGGCGCCGGATGCAGAGCAGCGCCACGGCGAGCGCCACGCCCTGACACCGACCGGCCCGCGCGGCTATCGCGGTCGGCATGCCTGAGCGCAGGCTCCCTGTATTCGACCCGAATACAACATTCGGGCCGAAGCGATATCGCCTTGTTTTTGCACTGGCTTTCTCGGAAATCAGGTTTCCCCTTTTCCGACCGATGCTCTAACCCTATGGCATGCCTGACGATCCGAATGCCCAGCCGACCGCCGACGTAGCCCAGGCCGAGCTCGCCTCGGAAGGCGTCGCGGCCGCTTCGGATCGCAATTCTCCCTTTGTGCCGCTGCGCCAACCGATTTTCCGTGCCGTCTGGTTCGCCAGCCTGGCCTCGAATTTCGGCGGCCTCGTCCAGATGGTCGGCGCCTCCTGGATGATGACCTCGATCGCAGATTCGCCGGACATGGTCGCGCTGGTCCAGGCGTCGACGACGCTGCCGGTGATGCTATTTTCGCTGGCCGCCGGGGCGATCTCTGACAATTACGACCGGCGGCGCATCATGCTGACGGCGCAGGGCTTCATGCTGGTCGTCTCGATCCTGCTCGCGGTCTCGGCCGGGCTCGACGTGATGACGCCCTGGCTGCTGCTCGCCTTCACCTTCCTGATCGGCTGCGGCACGGCACTGAACAATCCGGCCTGGCAGTCCTCCGTCGGCGACATGGTGCCGCGCCGGGACGTGCCGGCGGCTGTGACGCTGAACAGCGTCGCCTTCAACATCGCCCGCAGCGTCGGACCGGCCATCGGCGGCGCGATCGTCGCGGCGGCGGGCGCGGTCGCCGCCTTCGTCATCAACGCCTTCAGCTATATCGCGCTGATCACGGTGCTGGCACGCTGGCAGCCGCCACGTGTCGAGCGCCTGCTGCCGCGCGAGACTCTGCTGATCGCGATGAGTGCCGGAGTGCGCTATGTCGCGATGTCGCCCAATATCCGCAGCGTCATCCTGCGCTCCTTCGCCTTCGGCTTCGGCGGCATCGTCGCGCTGGCGCTCCTGCCCCTGATCGCGCGCGATCTGGTCAAGGGCGGACCGCTGGT contains:
- a CDS encoding protein-methionine-sulfoxide reductase heme-binding subunit MsrQ, producing the protein MRQWLRSPWWPWLDRQGRVSGLRAAAFGLVLVPALMLAAEAWLGQLGSKPWTQAVHDTGTWAVRLLLVTLAVSPLRRILDWGKLLGIRRMLGLSVLAYATGHLVLYCIDLAFDWGLILSEVVKRFYLIVGITALAGLVALGMTSTDGMIRRMGAKNWQRLHNLVYPITMLALLHFALQSKIDVTQPVLMSGLFALLMAYRGLDRFRIAPTTPVLAATALATGLATALCETAWYAFATGASAWLVFQANADIVVYQDVASLRPGHWVALVGLGVALGRALRRPKPRQGRRMQSSATASATP